In the Geobacter sp. FeAm09 genome, one interval contains:
- a CDS encoding GTPase-activating protein: MFRLPKGRPLYENMGLSGLRLPDITAKLSFAKFTGYAHFVFSSAYVILVFESGKLVSLMTKEGENPPQKSGFEAMVDLARLITSAEHGTISVYQLSTDLTMCIQALLQGKALYRSQELALVDIKTLLARIKDNRMNGCLRIYTNERLAMIFYKDGNPLGFFNDGSETIETTPGDSQHIAKLPGAKLDLFTTVNPDELMALNLLEIIDVGQIWEAAQNSRKAAMHKLSKEQEGRQRLVREDRLSALEESVTAVCVDYLGDMGNKILEKELQAAGGNTCLRSVEEAAQLITALERGAKLLMVGQPRINKMKESISSVIEQAGIV, translated from the coding sequence ATGTTCCGACTTCCCAAAGGCAGACCCCTGTATGAAAACATGGGGCTGAGCGGACTTCGTCTCCCCGACATCACCGCCAAGCTAAGCTTTGCTAAATTCACCGGGTACGCGCACTTCGTGTTTTCGTCTGCATACGTCATACTGGTCTTCGAATCAGGCAAACTGGTCAGCCTGATGACCAAGGAAGGCGAAAACCCTCCCCAAAAAAGCGGCTTCGAAGCCATGGTCGATCTGGCACGCCTGATCACATCCGCCGAGCACGGCACCATAAGCGTCTACCAACTCTCCACGGACCTGACCATGTGCATTCAGGCCTTGCTCCAGGGCAAAGCGCTTTACCGTTCCCAAGAGTTGGCACTGGTTGACATCAAGACACTCCTGGCCCGCATCAAGGACAACCGGATGAACGGCTGCCTGCGGATCTACACGAACGAACGCCTGGCGATGATTTTTTACAAGGATGGGAACCCGCTCGGTTTTTTCAATGACGGTTCCGAAACCATTGAAACGACGCCCGGAGACTCGCAGCATATAGCCAAACTCCCGGGCGCCAAGCTGGACCTCTTTACCACGGTCAACCCCGATGAATTGATGGCCCTGAACCTGCTGGAGATCATCGATGTCGGTCAGATATGGGAGGCAGCGCAAAATAGCCGCAAGGCTGCCATGCACAAACTGTCCAAGGAGCAGGAAGGACGCCAGCGGTTGGTACGGGAGGATCGGTTGAGCGCTCTCGAAGAAAGCGTCACCGCCGTTTGCGTTGATTATCTCGGCGACATGGGCAACAAAATCCTGGAAAAGGAGTTGCAGGCCGCCGGCGGGAATACCTGTTTGAGAAGCGTCGAGGAAGCCGCGCAGCTTATCACGGCCCTGGAACGGGGTGCCAAGCTTTTGATGGTTGGTCAGCCACGCATCAACAAAATGAAAGAATCGATCTCCAGCGTCATAGAACAGGCTGGGATTGTCTGA
- a CDS encoding HD domain-containing protein, producing MDTIIRALGELFPSPDHGAIRLVGGSVRDHLLGRQGSDIDLATSLDATELAACGFRRLEPRSIAPIWFRHDQAVGSIEVTQLPDLDAALAQDLARRDFTVNAMALTLDGKLIDPQGGRRELELRRLEACSPHSFSDDPLRIFRAFRFEADGWTLTPGSEALIREREWRRPLELLPVERFSREMLKALGAAQPERFFARMLHFNVGRNYLPELFAMPAIPAGPVQHHPEGDLFSHVSQVLQRVAERTGAPLARFCAFFHDIGKLATDPALYPGHHGHEDAGFDMARSLGERLRLPSGYRTALAWTSRLHGLLNRWDELRDSTRLKTTQQAQKAGIGEILPLVAAADKPDGEFVLEEWQRTVRVATMTTVELGIDNARLEGMAPEKRPDFILQKRVEILRRGG from the coding sequence ATGGACACGATCATCAGAGCACTCGGAGAATTGTTTCCCTCTCCCGACCACGGGGCCATCCGCCTGGTTGGCGGCAGCGTGCGGGACCACCTGCTGGGGCGGCAAGGTTCCGACATCGACCTGGCGACCAGTCTGGATGCAACGGAGCTGGCCGCCTGCGGCTTTCGACGCCTGGAACCCAGAAGCATCGCCCCCATTTGGTTCCGGCACGATCAGGCCGTCGGCTCCATCGAGGTGACACAACTGCCCGATCTGGACGCGGCCCTGGCCCAGGACCTGGCCCGCCGCGACTTTACCGTCAACGCCATGGCCCTGACCCTTGACGGTAAGCTCATCGACCCGCAGGGCGGCAGACGCGAGCTGGAACTGCGCCGGCTTGAAGCCTGTTCCCCCCACTCGTTCAGCGATGATCCGCTGCGCATATTTCGCGCCTTCCGCTTCGAGGCCGACGGGTGGACGCTGACGCCGGGAAGCGAGGCCCTGATCCGGGAGCGGGAGTGGCGGCGCCCCTTGGAGCTGCTGCCGGTGGAACGTTTTTCCCGCGAGATGCTGAAAGCCTTGGGGGCCGCGCAGCCGGAGCGTTTTTTTGCGCGCATGCTCCACTTCAACGTCGGCCGCAACTACCTGCCGGAACTCTTTGCCATGCCCGCCATCCCGGCCGGGCCGGTGCAGCACCACCCCGAGGGAGACCTGTTCAGTCATGTCAGTCAGGTGCTGCAACGGGTGGCCGAACGGACCGGTGCCCCCCTGGCCCGCTTCTGCGCTTTTTTTCACGACATCGGCAAGCTGGCCACCGACCCGGCGCTCTATCCCGGGCACCACGGCCACGAAGACGCAGGTTTCGATATGGCCCGCAGCCTGGGCGAACGCCTGCGGCTGCCGTCAGGCTACCGCACCGCCCTGGCCTGGACCAGCAGGCTCCACGGCCTGCTCAACCGGTGGGACGAACTGCGGGACTCGACCCGTCTGAAGACGACACAGCAGGCCCAAAAGGCGGGGATCGGGGAGATCCTGCCCCTGGTGGCGGCGGCGGACAAGCCGGATGGCGAGTTTGTGTTGGAAGAGTGGCAACGGACCGTTCGGGTCGCCACCATGACCACCGTGGAGTTGGGGATCGACAACGCCCGGCTGGAGGGGATGGCGCCGGAAAAACGGCCGGATTTTATTCTGCAGAAAAGGGTCGAAATACTGCGGAGAGGAGGGTAA
- a CDS encoding ABC transporter permease, whose amino-acid sequence MFKGAFAIWRRDMLVLRRSILSEMVAVVAYPLTIYLAFGIGMKGYIGLVDGVPYSLFIAPGLITMTAVNAAYSESTWSLWFHRKVQFTIESYRVTPIAVPEIVIAKIMSGFSHGLVKGLAVGLVIFAITPFRFSPLHLLAYLAFLIPGSALFSCAGVICGTVMDKPETIGKVEAVFIMPLIFMSGLFFPLSSYPATIVPWVRALPTTALFEGARQALVSGGFPVVSALQVAITAVCVFAAAVWIFRLKMSE is encoded by the coding sequence GTGTTCAAAGGGGCCTTTGCCATCTGGCGGCGCGACATGCTGGTCCTGCGCCGCAGCATCCTTTCCGAGATGGTGGCGGTGGTGGCCTATCCGCTCACCATCTACCTGGCGTTCGGCATCGGCATGAAGGGGTACATCGGTCTGGTGGACGGCGTGCCCTACAGCCTGTTCATCGCGCCGGGGCTGATCACCATGACCGCGGTCAACGCCGCCTACAGCGAGAGTACCTGGAGCCTCTGGTTCCATCGCAAGGTACAGTTCACCATCGAATCCTACCGGGTCACCCCCATCGCGGTCCCGGAGATCGTGATCGCCAAGATCATGTCCGGCTTCTCCCACGGCCTGGTCAAGGGGCTGGCCGTGGGGCTTGTGATCTTCGCCATCACCCCGTTCCGCTTCTCGCCGCTTCACCTGTTGGCGTACCTGGCCTTTCTGATACCCGGTTCGGCCCTGTTCTCCTGCGCCGGCGTGATCTGCGGCACGGTCATGGACAAGCCCGAAACCATCGGCAAGGTCGAGGCGGTCTTCATCATGCCGCTGATCTTCATGTCCGGCCTCTTTTTCCCGCTCTCCTCCTATCCGGCCACCATCGTTCCCTGGGTCAGGGCGCTGCCCACCACGGCCCTGTTCGAAGGAGCCCGCCAGGCCTTGGTCAGCGGCGGCTTTCCCGTGGTCTCCGCGCTCCAGGTGGCGATTACGGCGGTGTGCGTCTTTGCGGCGGCGGTGTGGATCTTCCGGCTGAAGATGTCGGAATGA
- a CDS encoding ATP-binding cassette domain-containing protein gives MPAAITTHSLTKRYGDLTALDSFDLEVAQGGIFGLLGPNGAGKTTLIRVLTTLMRQTSGEAFVEGLDTRTSGREIRRLIGVVSQENSLDRYLTARENLELHARLHGMEPRHYRKRIDELLELMGLAARQKDFPDTYSGGMQRRLVVTRALLHEPRVLFLDEPTTGLDPQSRRAVWDYVKSIAGSMTIFLTTHYLEEAEQLCDRIAIMDHGKLIALGSTQELKDRLAGGTFYLIEFGEDAGRYGAILRAMACVREIEVSGRTVCVGLNSWECLSEVVTALNGAPVRRIALRERSLEDVFISLTGGKVRE, from the coding sequence ATGCCCGCAGCCATAACCACCCATAGCCTCACCAAACGTTACGGCGATCTGACCGCCCTGGACAGCTTCGACCTGGAGGTGGCCCAAGGGGGGATCTTCGGCCTGCTGGGGCCGAACGGTGCCGGCAAAACCACCCTGATCCGCGTCCTGACGACCTTGATGCGCCAGACCTCGGGGGAGGCCTTTGTCGAGGGGCTGGACACCCGCACGAGCGGCCGTGAAATCCGCCGTCTGATCGGGGTGGTATCCCAGGAAAACAGCCTGGACCGTTACCTGACGGCGCGGGAAAACCTGGAACTGCACGCCCGGCTGCACGGTATGGAACCGCGGCACTACCGGAAACGGATCGACGAACTGCTGGAGCTGATGGGGCTGGCTGCCCGGCAGAAGGATTTTCCCGATACCTACTCGGGCGGCATGCAGCGCCGGCTGGTGGTGACCCGAGCGCTCCTGCACGAGCCGCGGGTGCTGTTTCTGGACGAACCGACCACCGGGCTCGACCCCCAGTCGCGGCGGGCGGTGTGGGACTATGTCAAATCCATCGCCGGCAGCATGACCATCTTTCTGACCACCCACTACCTGGAAGAGGCTGAACAACTGTGCGACCGGATCGCCATCATGGATCACGGCAAACTGATCGCCCTGGGCAGCACCCAGGAGTTGAAGGACCGTCTGGCCGGAGGAACCTTCTACCTGATAGAATTCGGGGAAGACGCCGGGCGGTACGGGGCCATTCTCAGGGCAATGGCCTGTGTGCGGGAGATCGAGGTGAGCGGGCGCACGGTCTGCGTGGGGCTTAATAGCTGGGAATGCCTCTCCGAGGTGGTTACCGCCCTGAACGGTGCCCCGGTGCGGCGCATCGCCCTGCGGGAACGGAGCCTGGAGGATGTTTTCATCAGCCTGACCGGCGGAAAGGTGAGGGAGTAG
- a CDS encoding alpha/beta hydrolase translates to MGTGNVTRGYLIVHGWHGSGRNHWQTWLANRLRDAGEQVRYPVLPDFHTPRLDEWLATLHTELAALDGRDERVVVCHSLAVLLWLHHAAASAAAPVDRLLLVAPPGPALCVPEVASFFPPPLDNAPLKRSAREILLVCTDNDPCCPEQAAQFYGRPLGVETVTIAPEAGHINEAAGYGPWPAVEQWCLTGTFPLI, encoded by the coding sequence ATGGGTACAGGGAACGTAACGAGGGGGTATCTCATTGTCCACGGCTGGCATGGTTCAGGCCGGAATCATTGGCAAACCTGGCTGGCGAACCGGTTGAGGGACGCCGGAGAACAGGTCCGTTATCCGGTGCTGCCCGACTTCCACACCCCGCGGCTGGATGAATGGCTGGCAACGCTGCATACGGAACTGGCGGCGCTCGACGGCAGGGACGAGCGGGTGGTGGTTTGCCACTCCCTGGCGGTGCTGCTCTGGCTGCACCATGCCGCGGCCTCGGCCGCAGCGCCGGTGGACCGTCTGCTTCTGGTGGCGCCGCCGGGCCCGGCGCTCTGCGTGCCGGAGGTTGCGAGTTTTTTTCCGCCCCCCCTGGACAACGCGCCCCTCAAACGGTCGGCCCGGGAGATTCTGCTGGTATGCACCGACAACGACCCCTGCTGTCCGGAACAGGCCGCCCAATTCTATGGCCGGCCCCTGGGTGTGGAGACGGTCACCATTGCCCCGGAAGCCGGACACATCAACGAGGCGGCGGGCTATGGCCCCTGGCCCGCGGTTGAACAGTGGTGCCTCACCGGCACGTTTCCCCTGATATAA